A single genomic interval of Sander lucioperca isolate FBNREF2018 chromosome 9, SLUC_FBN_1.2, whole genome shotgun sequence harbors:
- the si:rp71-1g18.1 gene encoding zinc finger protein 232 produces the protein MSAGVVNLEAQVESVLGALVKAATAELTKLFESRYRASALDVDVGRTEDKKTNKTLDSLTTEDTTRSIGVQVDEDMYLPFERSGLSDGDCLREIREEVEGCLIPSEIPSSEHNGQVDPEWSPLKEQVVAKTVDMVELSGIEAESPTQTKVVLHVSAETLRHGPKQSSPAKQKLIVIQPDTCDIVSGEKVKFVCPLILKPESPAPKTDSSEKPVQTEPQQVCVSTAKGTAYSPSPSDGAVTPAQVGVWERIRTPKETTNNLHMKLKLTSPEQKLMSPCVVQLVDVLTVPESAMKLQDAVVKGHDANCKTGWPLPKDLRRHQGLHTGHRLCCFTPCENGVWRLQKVVTHSRDGYPCSICGKTFKRRKILRRHERFHTGEKPYPCTMCSKSFALRKSLRRHLRFHTGQRPHTCTQCGKSFRLRDNLKAHLRFHSGEKPYNCATCGKMFRILKNLEKHKMSQCGFFVPSFRTIAGL, from the exons ATGTCTGCGGGCGTCGTGAACCTCGAGGCGCAGGTGGAGTCGGTGCTCGGAGCGCTGGTCAAAGCTGCCACGGCGGAGTTAACCAAACTGTTCGAGAGCAGATACCGAGCCTCGGCGCTGGATGTGGATGTGGGCCGCACTgaggacaaaaaaacaaataaaacactgGATAGTTTAACGACTGAGGACACCACACGTAGCATCGGAGTGCAAGTGGACGAGGACATGTATCTGCCGTTTGAGCGTTCTG GACTCTCAGATGGTGATTGTTTGAGGGAGAtcagggaggaggtggaggggtgTCTCATTCCATCTGAAATCCCATCGTCTGAACATAATGGCCAAGTTGATCCGGAGTGGTCACCTCTGAAGGAACAG GTTGTGGCAAAGACTGTAGATATGGTGGAGTTGAGCGGGATTGAAGCAGAGTCTCCAACTCAGACAAAAGTTGTTTTGCATG TCTCCGCAGAGACATTAAGACATGGACCTAAGCAAAGCTCACCAGCTAAACAGAAGCTTATTGTGATCCAACCAGATACGTGTGATATCGTTTCCGGAGAGAAGGTTAAGTTTGTCTGCCCGTTGATCCTCAAGCCAGAGTCTCCAGCTCCCAAAACTGACAGTTCAGAGAAGCCTGTTCAAACCGAGCCTCAGCAGGTCTGTGTCAGCACCGCCAAGGGCACCGCCTACAGCCCGTCCCCGTCTGATGGAGCTGTGACTCCTGCTCAGGTTGGGGTTTGGGAACGGATCCGCACGCCAAAGGAGACGACAAATAACCTCCACATGAAACTGAAACTGACTTCTCCAGAGCAAAAACTGATGAGTCCATGTGTGGTACAGCTGGTGGACGTGCTCACGGTGCCTGAGTCAGCGATGAAGCTTCAGGATGCTGTTGTCAAAGGTCATGATGCTAACTGCAAAACTGGTTGGCCTCTGCCCAAAGACCTCCGCCGCCACCAAGGTCTTCACACTGGCCACCGCCTCTGCTGCTTCACCCCCTGTGAAAACGGCGTTTGGCGGCTTCAGAAGGTGGTCACCCACTCCCGTGATGGATACCCTTGCAGCATCTGTGGAAAGACGTTCAAGCGGAGGAAGATTCTCCGGCGGCACGAGCGCTTTCACACTGGAGAAAAACCATACCCGTGCACTATGTGCTCTAAGTCGTTTGCACTGAGGAAGAGCCTCCGACGCCACTTGAGGTTCCACACGGGGCAGAGGCCGCACACCTGCACGCAGTGTGGCAAAAGCTTCCGTCTGCGAGACAATCTGAAAGCACACCTGAGGTTTCACTCTGGGGAGAAGCCTTACAACTGTGCCACTTGTGGCAAGATGTTCAGGATCCTAAAAAATCTGGAGAAACACAAAATGAGCCAGTGTGGATTCTTTGTTCCTTCGTTCAGGACAATTGCTGGCTTGTAG
- the LOC116055067 gene encoding E3 ubiquitin/ISG15 ligase TRIM25-like isoform X2 gives MTFWLCNPVFNYKISRLESPPVRPRPTRKYKYKLSSAFTLSIVCMEDKTSINFSFKEEGSRMEDTEKTKLEELLMCPVCQDIFKDPRQLPCGHSMCMGCLENMMDHSSDIPFRCPDCRAHFGPIIGVQKSYALANVVEDFRVNRRRREEQTKSVYCDCCLENKTLAIKTCLKCEVSLCKEHVKDHLELPVYTGHPLVSPLGDLPERKCPQHEDEVLRYYCNASRRYICNVCALESKQHNLATEASSVLRRQLTEYMDQRFNMLKEQSSESVKKLQEDIQREKVNPADSSLNSVTMVLLCLWFIVLYYAYNYSVENQMLTEALDKQQSRVHHIYSTIAELLVDHPMKSHRPPETEDQGFLMLDLNTASPFLGVSADLQTAERMKTKLDYPNSNSRFKEAPQVLSARCFSTGSHIWEVEAEGYWDIAVSYKSIQRKSKDSSAFGNNAESWSLTHNGKGGLFAYHNKRKTVLSGTLQSSRIAVMVNFEKGNITFSAVESTITPLHEFKAKLTQPVCLGLGLYRVDPPSRASIVKAS, from the exons ATGACATTTTGGTTATGTAATCCTGTATTCAACTATAAAATATCTCGTCTCGAGTCTCCTCCAGTTAGGCCCCGCCCCACCAGGAAGTACAAATATAAACTCAGCAGTGCTTTCACTTTGAGCATTGTGTGTATGGAGGATAAGACAAGCATCAACTTTAGCTTTAAAG AAGAGGGATCAAGAATGGAAGATACAGAGAAAACAAAGCTTGAGGAGTTGCTGATGTGCCCAGTGTGCCAGGACATCTTTAAGGATCCTCGGCAGCTGCCCTGTGGACACAGCATGTGTATGGGCTGTCTGGAAAACATGATGGATCACTCCTCAGACATTCCCTTCCGTTGCCCAGACTGTAGAGCACACTTTGGACCAATCATTGGGGTGCAGAAGAGCTACGCACTGGCCAACGTCGTGGAGGACTTCAGGGTGAACAGGAGGAGAAGG GAAGAGCAGACAAAAAGTGTGTACTGCGACTGCTGCCTGGAGAACAAAACTCTGGCCATTAAAACATGTCTAAAGTGTGAGGTGTCGCTGTGCAAAGAGCACGTCAAGGACCACCTGGAGCTGCCAGTGTACACGGGACACCCCTTGGTCAGTCCTCTGGGTGACCTCCCGGAGAGGAAATGCCCACAGCACGAGGACGAGGTGCTGAGATACTACTGCAACGCATCCAGGCGCTACATCTGCAATGTGTGCGCCCTGGAGAGCAAGCAGCACAACCTGGCCACCGAGGCCTCCTCCGTCCTGCGGAGACAGCTGACT GAGTACATGGACCAACGCTTCAACATGCTCAAGGAGCAATCCAGTGAGTCTGTAAAAAAACTGCAAGAAGACATTCAACGTGAA aaagtgaACCCCGCAGACTCATCCCTCAACAGTGTCACAATGGTGCTGCTCTGTTTGTGGTTCATTGTTCTGTACTACG CTTACAACTACTCCGTGGAAAACCAGATGCTAACGGAAGCGCTGGACAAGCAGCAGAGCCGTGTGCATCACATTTATTCCACCATCGCAG AACTCTTGGTTGATCATCCAATGAAGAGCCACAGACCTCCAGAGACAGAAGATCAAG gATTTCTCATGTTGGATCTGAACACAGCCAGTCCTTTCCTCGGAGTCTCCGCTGACCTCCAAACAGCAGAGAGAATGAAAACCAAGCTGGACTATCCCAACAGTAATAGTCGCTTCAAAGAAGCCCCGCAGGTCCTCTCTGCCCGGTGCTTCTCCACTGGTAGCCACATCTGGGAGGTGGAGGCTGAGGGATACTGGGACATCGCCGTGTCATACAAGAGCATCCAACGTAAGAGCAAGGACAGCAGCGCCTTCGGAAACAACGCAGAGTCCTGGAGCCTTACGCACAATGGCAAAGGCGGGCTGTTTGCCTaccataataaaagaaaaacagtccTCTCTGGAACCTTGCAGAGCAGCCGAATAGCAGTGATGGTTAATTTTGAGAAAGGCAACATCACGTTCAGTGCTGTGGAGTCCACGATCACACCGCTGCATGAGTTCAAGGCTAAACTGACTCAGCCAGTGTGCCTGGGTTTGGGGCTTTATCGTGTGGATCCACCCAGCAGAGCCTCTATTGTCAAAGCTTCATGA
- the LOC116055067 gene encoding E3 ubiquitin/ISG15 ligase TRIM25-like isoform X1 — translation MTFWLCNPVFNYKISRLESPPVRPRPTRKYKYKLSSAFTLSIVCMEDKTSINFSFKEEGSRMEDTEKTKLEELLMCPVCQDIFKDPRQLPCGHSMCMGCLENMMDHSSDIPFRCPDCRAHFGPIIGVQKSYALANVVEDFRVNRRRREEQTKSVYCDCCLENKTLAIKTCLKCEVSLCKEHVKDHLELPVYTGHPLVSPLGDLPERKCPQHEDEVLRYYCNASRRYICNVCALESKQHNLATEASSVLRRQLTEYMDQRFNMLKEQSSESVKKLQEDIQREKQKVNPADSSLNSVTMVLLCLWFIVLYYAYNYSVENQMLTEALDKQQSRVHHIYSTIAELLVDHPMKSHRPPETEDQGFLMLDLNTASPFLGVSADLQTAERMKTKLDYPNSNSRFKEAPQVLSARCFSTGSHIWEVEAEGYWDIAVSYKSIQRKSKDSSAFGNNAESWSLTHNGKGGLFAYHNKRKTVLSGTLQSSRIAVMVNFEKGNITFSAVESTITPLHEFKAKLTQPVCLGLGLYRVDPPSRASIVKAS, via the exons ATGACATTTTGGTTATGTAATCCTGTATTCAACTATAAAATATCTCGTCTCGAGTCTCCTCCAGTTAGGCCCCGCCCCACCAGGAAGTACAAATATAAACTCAGCAGTGCTTTCACTTTGAGCATTGTGTGTATGGAGGATAAGACAAGCATCAACTTTAGCTTTAAAG AAGAGGGATCAAGAATGGAAGATACAGAGAAAACAAAGCTTGAGGAGTTGCTGATGTGCCCAGTGTGCCAGGACATCTTTAAGGATCCTCGGCAGCTGCCCTGTGGACACAGCATGTGTATGGGCTGTCTGGAAAACATGATGGATCACTCCTCAGACATTCCCTTCCGTTGCCCAGACTGTAGAGCACACTTTGGACCAATCATTGGGGTGCAGAAGAGCTACGCACTGGCCAACGTCGTGGAGGACTTCAGGGTGAACAGGAGGAGAAGG GAAGAGCAGACAAAAAGTGTGTACTGCGACTGCTGCCTGGAGAACAAAACTCTGGCCATTAAAACATGTCTAAAGTGTGAGGTGTCGCTGTGCAAAGAGCACGTCAAGGACCACCTGGAGCTGCCAGTGTACACGGGACACCCCTTGGTCAGTCCTCTGGGTGACCTCCCGGAGAGGAAATGCCCACAGCACGAGGACGAGGTGCTGAGATACTACTGCAACGCATCCAGGCGCTACATCTGCAATGTGTGCGCCCTGGAGAGCAAGCAGCACAACCTGGCCACCGAGGCCTCCTCCGTCCTGCGGAGACAGCTGACT GAGTACATGGACCAACGCTTCAACATGCTCAAGGAGCAATCCAGTGAGTCTGTAAAAAAACTGCAAGAAGACATTCAACGTGAA aaacagaaagtgaACCCCGCAGACTCATCCCTCAACAGTGTCACAATGGTGCTGCTCTGTTTGTGGTTCATTGTTCTGTACTACG CTTACAACTACTCCGTGGAAAACCAGATGCTAACGGAAGCGCTGGACAAGCAGCAGAGCCGTGTGCATCACATTTATTCCACCATCGCAG AACTCTTGGTTGATCATCCAATGAAGAGCCACAGACCTCCAGAGACAGAAGATCAAG gATTTCTCATGTTGGATCTGAACACAGCCAGTCCTTTCCTCGGAGTCTCCGCTGACCTCCAAACAGCAGAGAGAATGAAAACCAAGCTGGACTATCCCAACAGTAATAGTCGCTTCAAAGAAGCCCCGCAGGTCCTCTCTGCCCGGTGCTTCTCCACTGGTAGCCACATCTGGGAGGTGGAGGCTGAGGGATACTGGGACATCGCCGTGTCATACAAGAGCATCCAACGTAAGAGCAAGGACAGCAGCGCCTTCGGAAACAACGCAGAGTCCTGGAGCCTTACGCACAATGGCAAAGGCGGGCTGTTTGCCTaccataataaaagaaaaacagtccTCTCTGGAACCTTGCAGAGCAGCCGAATAGCAGTGATGGTTAATTTTGAGAAAGGCAACATCACGTTCAGTGCTGTGGAGTCCACGATCACACCGCTGCATGAGTTCAAGGCTAAACTGACTCAGCCAGTGTGCCTGGGTTTGGGGCTTTATCGTGTGGATCCACCCAGCAGAGCCTCTATTGTCAAAGCTTCATGA
- the LOC116055067 gene encoding E3 ubiquitin/ISG15 ligase TRIM25-like isoform X4, which yields MTFWLCNPVFNYKISRLESPPVRPRPTRKYKYKLSSAFTLSIVCMEDKTSINFSFKEEGSRMEDTEKTKLEELLMCPVCQDIFKDPRQLPCGHSMCMGCLENMMDHSSDIPFRCPDCRAHFGPIIGVQKSYALANVVEDFRVNRRRREEQTKSVYCDCCLENKTLAIKTCLKCEVSLCKEHVKDHLELPVYTGHPLVSPLGDLPERKCPQHEDEVLRYYCNASRRYICNVCALESKQHNLATEASSVLRRQLTEYMDQRFNMLKEQSSESVKKLQEDIQREKQKVNPADSSLNSVTMVLLCLWFIVLYYAYNYSVENQMLTEALDKQQSRVHHIYSTIAELLVDHPMKSHRPPETEDQGFLMLDLNTASPFLGVSADLQTAERMKTKLDYPNSNSRFKEAPQVLSARCFSTGSHIWEVEAEGYWDIAVSYKSIQRKSKDCYGRSSDHRFWRTIF from the exons ATGACATTTTGGTTATGTAATCCTGTATTCAACTATAAAATATCTCGTCTCGAGTCTCCTCCAGTTAGGCCCCGCCCCACCAGGAAGTACAAATATAAACTCAGCAGTGCTTTCACTTTGAGCATTGTGTGTATGGAGGATAAGACAAGCATCAACTTTAGCTTTAAAG AAGAGGGATCAAGAATGGAAGATACAGAGAAAACAAAGCTTGAGGAGTTGCTGATGTGCCCAGTGTGCCAGGACATCTTTAAGGATCCTCGGCAGCTGCCCTGTGGACACAGCATGTGTATGGGCTGTCTGGAAAACATGATGGATCACTCCTCAGACATTCCCTTCCGTTGCCCAGACTGTAGAGCACACTTTGGACCAATCATTGGGGTGCAGAAGAGCTACGCACTGGCCAACGTCGTGGAGGACTTCAGGGTGAACAGGAGGAGAAGG GAAGAGCAGACAAAAAGTGTGTACTGCGACTGCTGCCTGGAGAACAAAACTCTGGCCATTAAAACATGTCTAAAGTGTGAGGTGTCGCTGTGCAAAGAGCACGTCAAGGACCACCTGGAGCTGCCAGTGTACACGGGACACCCCTTGGTCAGTCCTCTGGGTGACCTCCCGGAGAGGAAATGCCCACAGCACGAGGACGAGGTGCTGAGATACTACTGCAACGCATCCAGGCGCTACATCTGCAATGTGTGCGCCCTGGAGAGCAAGCAGCACAACCTGGCCACCGAGGCCTCCTCCGTCCTGCGGAGACAGCTGACT GAGTACATGGACCAACGCTTCAACATGCTCAAGGAGCAATCCAGTGAGTCTGTAAAAAAACTGCAAGAAGACATTCAACGTGAA aaacagaaagtgaACCCCGCAGACTCATCCCTCAACAGTGTCACAATGGTGCTGCTCTGTTTGTGGTTCATTGTTCTGTACTACG CTTACAACTACTCCGTGGAAAACCAGATGCTAACGGAAGCGCTGGACAAGCAGCAGAGCCGTGTGCATCACATTTATTCCACCATCGCAG AACTCTTGGTTGATCATCCAATGAAGAGCCACAGACCTCCAGAGACAGAAGATCAAG gATTTCTCATGTTGGATCTGAACACAGCCAGTCCTTTCCTCGGAGTCTCCGCTGACCTCCAAACAGCAGAGAGAATGAAAACCAAGCTGGACTATCCCAACAGTAATAGTCGCTTCAAAGAAGCCCCGCAGGTCCTCTCTGCCCGGTGCTTCTCCACTGGTAGCCACATCTGGGAGGTGGAGGCTGAGGGATACTGGGACATCGCCGTGTCATACAAGAGCATCCAACGTAAGAGCAAGGAC tgctatggacgcagttctGATCATAGATTTTGGAGAACcattttttaa
- the LOC116055067 gene encoding E3 ubiquitin/ISG15 ligase TRIM25-like isoform X3: protein MEDTEKTKLEELLMCPVCQDIFKDPRQLPCGHSMCMGCLENMMDHSSDIPFRCPDCRAHFGPIIGVQKSYALANVVEDFRVNRRRREEQTKSVYCDCCLENKTLAIKTCLKCEVSLCKEHVKDHLELPVYTGHPLVSPLGDLPERKCPQHEDEVLRYYCNASRRYICNVCALESKQHNLATEASSVLRRQLTEYMDQRFNMLKEQSSESVKKLQEDIQREKQKVNPADSSLNSVTMVLLCLWFIVLYYAYNYSVENQMLTEALDKQQSRVHHIYSTIAELLVDHPMKSHRPPETEDQGFLMLDLNTASPFLGVSADLQTAERMKTKLDYPNSNSRFKEAPQVLSARCFSTGSHIWEVEAEGYWDIAVSYKSIQRKSKDSSAFGNNAESWSLTHNGKGGLFAYHNKRKTVLSGTLQSSRIAVMVNFEKGNITFSAVESTITPLHEFKAKLTQPVCLGLGLYRVDPPSRASIVKAS, encoded by the exons ATGGAAGATACAGAGAAAACAAAGCTTGAGGAGTTGCTGATGTGCCCAGTGTGCCAGGACATCTTTAAGGATCCTCGGCAGCTGCCCTGTGGACACAGCATGTGTATGGGCTGTCTGGAAAACATGATGGATCACTCCTCAGACATTCCCTTCCGTTGCCCAGACTGTAGAGCACACTTTGGACCAATCATTGGGGTGCAGAAGAGCTACGCACTGGCCAACGTCGTGGAGGACTTCAGGGTGAACAGGAGGAGAAGG GAAGAGCAGACAAAAAGTGTGTACTGCGACTGCTGCCTGGAGAACAAAACTCTGGCCATTAAAACATGTCTAAAGTGTGAGGTGTCGCTGTGCAAAGAGCACGTCAAGGACCACCTGGAGCTGCCAGTGTACACGGGACACCCCTTGGTCAGTCCTCTGGGTGACCTCCCGGAGAGGAAATGCCCACAGCACGAGGACGAGGTGCTGAGATACTACTGCAACGCATCCAGGCGCTACATCTGCAATGTGTGCGCCCTGGAGAGCAAGCAGCACAACCTGGCCACCGAGGCCTCCTCCGTCCTGCGGAGACAGCTGACT GAGTACATGGACCAACGCTTCAACATGCTCAAGGAGCAATCCAGTGAGTCTGTAAAAAAACTGCAAGAAGACATTCAACGTGAA aaacagaaagtgaACCCCGCAGACTCATCCCTCAACAGTGTCACAATGGTGCTGCTCTGTTTGTGGTTCATTGTTCTGTACTACG CTTACAACTACTCCGTGGAAAACCAGATGCTAACGGAAGCGCTGGACAAGCAGCAGAGCCGTGTGCATCACATTTATTCCACCATCGCAG AACTCTTGGTTGATCATCCAATGAAGAGCCACAGACCTCCAGAGACAGAAGATCAAG gATTTCTCATGTTGGATCTGAACACAGCCAGTCCTTTCCTCGGAGTCTCCGCTGACCTCCAAACAGCAGAGAGAATGAAAACCAAGCTGGACTATCCCAACAGTAATAGTCGCTTCAAAGAAGCCCCGCAGGTCCTCTCTGCCCGGTGCTTCTCCACTGGTAGCCACATCTGGGAGGTGGAGGCTGAGGGATACTGGGACATCGCCGTGTCATACAAGAGCATCCAACGTAAGAGCAAGGACAGCAGCGCCTTCGGAAACAACGCAGAGTCCTGGAGCCTTACGCACAATGGCAAAGGCGGGCTGTTTGCCTaccataataaaagaaaaacagtccTCTCTGGAACCTTGCAGAGCAGCCGAATAGCAGTGATGGTTAATTTTGAGAAAGGCAACATCACGTTCAGTGCTGTGGAGTCCACGATCACACCGCTGCATGAGTTCAAGGCTAAACTGACTCAGCCAGTGTGCCTGGGTTTGGGGCTTTATCGTGTGGATCCACCCAGCAGAGCCTCTATTGTCAAAGCTTCATGA